One stretch of Hevea brasiliensis isolate MT/VB/25A 57/8 chromosome 12, ASM3005281v1, whole genome shotgun sequence DNA includes these proteins:
- the LOC110633969 gene encoding uncharacterized protein LOC110633969 encodes MEKSKSYPEYSSSFSGEFGFEDGSNSYSFNGPCQKANGFATSNDPEVKRKKRIASYNVFTMEGKLKSGVRNSFKWIKSKFSTTDHVRYGM; translated from the coding sequence ATGGAGAAGAGCAAGTCATACCCAGAATACTCATCATCTTTCTCTGGAGAATTTGGGTTCGAAGATGGATCAAATTCGTATAGCTTCAACGGGCCATGTCAGAAGGCGAATGGATTTGCAACATCAAACGATCCAGAggtgaagagaaagaagagaataGCTTCATATAATGTGTTCACCATGGAAGGGAAGCTTAAATCTGGTGTAAGAAATAGCTTCAAGTGGATCAAGAGCAAGTTCAGCACTACTGATCATGTTCGTTATGGTATGTAA
- the LOC110633993 gene encoding peroxidase 12, which yields MASITPLLLISCVLLASCFSAIEAQKKPPIVNGLSWTFYKSSCPKVESIIRKELKKLFKKDVGQAAGLLRLHFHDCFVQGCDSSVLLDGSAGGPSEKSELPNLTLRKEAFKIINNLRQIVHKECGRVVSCSDIVAIAARDSVFLTGGPDYDVPLGRRDGVNFAQVNQTFVDLVGPDANTTTILIKLARKNLDATDAVALSGAHTIGIGHCTSFTDRLYPTQDPTMDKTFANNLKLTCPKSDTSNTTFLDIRSPNKFDNKYYVDLMNRQGLFTSDQDLYTDKRTRGIVTSFAINEKLFFEKFVLSMIKMGQLNVLTGKQGEIRANCSLRNSDNKYLVSVTEEEVGSSAEMR from the exons ATGGCTAGTATTACTCCTCTCCTTTTGATCTCTTGTGTGTTGCTTGCTTCTTGCTTTAGTGCCATTGAAGCACAAAAAAAACCTCCTATTGTGAATGGTCTCTCCTGGACTTTCTACAAATCTAGCTGTCCTAAAGTTGAATCCATTATCAGAAAGGAGCTCAAGAAACTGTTCAAGAAGGATGTTGGACAAGCTGCAGGCTTGCTTCGTCTCCACTTCCATGACTGCTTCGTTCAG GGATGCGATAGCTCGGTGTTGCTTGATGGATCAGCTGGTGGACCAAGCGAGAAGTCTGAACTTCCTAACTTGACCTTGAGGAAAGAGGCTTTTAAAATCATCAACAACCTCCGCCAGATCGTCCACAAAGAATGTGGCCGTGTCGTCTCTTGCTCTGACATCGTCGCAATCGCTGCCCGTGATTCAGTTTTCTTG ACCGGTGGCCCTGACTACGACGTCCCCTTGGGAAGGCGAGATGGAGTAAATTTCGCTCAAGTGAATCAAACTTTTGTAGACCTGGTAGGACCTGACGCTAACACTACTACAATTCTCATCAAGCTTGCCCGGAAAAACCTTGACGCCACCGATGCAGTGGCCCTCTCAGGTGCCCACACCATTGGCATTGGCCACTGCACATCCTTCACTGACCGTCTTTACCCAACCCAAGATCCTACCATGGACAAAACCTTCGCCAATAATCTCAAGCTAACTTGTCCAAAATCAGACACCAGTAATACAACTTTCTTGGACATTCGATCCCCTAATAAATTTGACAACAAGTACTACGTTGATCTCATGAACCGCCAGGGTCTATTTACTTCGGACCAAGACTTGTACACTGATAAGAGGACAAGGGGCATTGTGACTAGCTTCGCTATTAATGAAAAATTGTTCTTTGAGAAATTCGTGCTTTCCATGATCAAAATGGGGCAACTGAACGTTTTGACAGGGAAACAAGGGGAAATTCGTGCCAATTGCTCTCTCAGGAATTCTGATAACAAGTATTTGGTGTCTGTGACAGAAGAGGAGGTGGGATCATCTGCTGAAATGAGATAA